A genomic stretch from Terriglobales bacterium includes:
- a CDS encoding response regulator — translation MKGKRTILCVDSNEQALSIRKVILETHGYRVQTATNGAAAVRLFQAGGVDLVLADLTLTDTDGARLIEQIKGLSPHTPAILFSNRVRIYERETCADVFLPKGAYSPAEVLERIRHLLARKRGPRRIGATHMLAGATRVGVA, via the coding sequence ATGAAAGGCAAGCGAACCATTCTCTGCGTGGACAGTAACGAGCAGGCCCTCTCCATCCGTAAAGTCATCCTGGAAACCCACGGCTATCGCGTGCAAACGGCAACCAACGGGGCTGCTGCCGTGCGTTTGTTCCAAGCCGGGGGCGTGGACCTGGTGCTCGCCGACCTGACCCTGACAGATACCGACGGCGCCCGGCTCATCGAGCAAATCAAGGGGCTGTCCCCTCACACGCCGGCCATCCTGTTCTCCAATCGTGTCCGCATCTACGAGCGCGAAACGTGCGCCGATGTCTTTCTGCCCAAGGGCGCCTATTCCCCAGCGGAGGTGTTGGAGCGTATCCGGCACCTGCTGGCGCGCAAGCGCGGCCCGCGCCGTATCGGGGCAACACACATGCTGGCGGGTGCTACCAGGGTCGGCGTCGCCTGA
- a CDS encoding SpoIIE family protein phosphatase — MSSAAPILTPTPTPSGRSGAFPILVFVQGGEQRQITLDHTPFTVGRKTDKNLVIADARVSRDHAEIIAEGGDFFVVDVGSKHGTFVNGQRIERKKLLSDDRIEFGMRDGAFVLFNPAGTQASTAREFLSQIHGLQVRADASDLEKLTLFLNAARKLNTSGVLDEVLITLIETTLRVTGAERGYVFLRQPDSSLRLAAGRNAKGQTLVDDSTISHSIVEEAAHSASSFLVTDTTKNSALAGRQSIVAYDLRTVICIPLRRGSIQQQSGGDATTLGVLYMDSRFTSKDISNVSQDILGAIATEAASLVENANLAAAEEQARRLQQEMAIAAAIQQRLMTVTIPDVPFASLNARNLPCRDIGGDFYDVVVTKDGLTVVITDVCGKGVSAAILASILQGMIYAQAVAGVPLHEIVTGANRFLCEKSIGEKYATVFVARLSAEGELEFVNCGHVPPVLVSNGSVSRIEESNLPVGLLQEATYQAGKRKLSSGDRLVLVTDGVTEAENSQGDFYGDERLERAVTGESAFDGIFSSIREFCGETPLGDDCTVVELIYRA, encoded by the coding sequence ATGTCCTCCGCCGCGCCCATTCTGACGCCCACACCGACGCCGTCCGGGCGCTCGGGAGCGTTTCCCATCCTGGTGTTCGTGCAGGGCGGCGAGCAACGGCAGATCACCCTCGACCACACGCCCTTCACCGTGGGCCGCAAGACCGACAAGAACCTGGTCATTGCGGATGCGCGTGTTTCCCGCGACCACGCCGAAATCATTGCCGAAGGCGGCGACTTCTTCGTCGTCGACGTCGGCTCGAAACACGGCACCTTCGTCAACGGTCAGCGAATCGAGCGCAAGAAGCTGCTGTCCGACGACCGCATCGAGTTCGGCATGCGCGACGGCGCCTTCGTGCTCTTCAACCCCGCCGGCACGCAGGCCTCCACCGCGCGCGAATTCCTGAGCCAGATCCACGGGTTGCAAGTGCGCGCCGACGCCAGCGATCTGGAAAAGCTCACGCTCTTTCTCAACGCCGCCCGCAAGCTGAACACCTCCGGCGTGCTGGACGAGGTGCTGATCACGCTGATCGAGACCACGCTGCGGGTCACGGGCGCCGAGCGCGGCTATGTGTTCCTGCGCCAGCCAGACAGCTCCCTGAGGCTCGCCGCCGGGCGCAACGCCAAGGGCCAGACGCTGGTGGACGACAGCACGATTTCACATTCCATCGTGGAGGAAGCTGCGCACTCCGCCTCCTCCTTTCTGGTCACGGACACGACCAAGAACAGCGCCCTGGCCGGCCGCCAGAGCATCGTGGCGTATGACCTGCGCACGGTGATTTGCATCCCGCTGCGGCGCGGCTCCATACAGCAACAGTCGGGCGGCGACGCTACGACTCTGGGCGTGCTGTACATGGATAGCCGCTTCACTTCCAAGGACATCTCCAACGTCAGCCAGGACATCCTGGGCGCCATCGCGACCGAAGCAGCGTCATTGGTGGAGAACGCCAACCTGGCCGCCGCCGAAGAGCAGGCCCGCCGGTTGCAGCAGGAGATGGCCATCGCCGCAGCCATCCAGCAGCGGCTCATGACCGTCACCATTCCCGACGTCCCCTTCGCCAGCCTGAACGCGCGCAACCTTCCCTGCCGCGACATTGGAGGCGACTTCTACGACGTGGTGGTCACCAAGGACGGCTTGACGGTGGTCATTACCGACGTATGCGGCAAGGGAGTCTCGGCGGCCATCCTGGCCTCGATCCTGCAGGGCATGATCTATGCCCAGGCCGTGGCCGGCGTACCGCTGCATGAGATCGTCACCGGCGCCAACCGGTTCCTGTGTGAGAAGTCCATCGGTGAGAAGTACGCCACCGTGTTCGTGGCCCGCCTTAGCGCGGAGGGGGAACTGGAATTCGTCAATTGCGGCCACGTGCCCCCGGTGCTGGTTTCCAACGGCAGTGTCTCGCGCATCGAGGAATCCAACCTGCCCGTGGGCCTGCTGCAGGAAGCCACCTATCAGGCCGGCAAACGCAAGCTGTCTTCCGGCGACCGGCTCGTGCTGGTCACCGATGGCGTCACCGAAGCCGAAAACAGCCAGGGCGACTTTTACGGCGATGAGCGTCTGGAACGTGCCGTGACCGGCGAGAGCGCCTTCGACGGCATCTTCTCCTCCATCCGCGAATTCTGCGGCGAAACGCCCCTGGGCGACGACTGCACCGTCGTCGAGCTGATCTATCGTGCCTGA
- a CDS encoding tryptophan 2,3-dioxygenase family protein: MSQPQKPTDAEDLRKPILPGQGASDYERYLRTDELLALQKPVAEMLHPDELTFQVTHQSSELLLKAVAWEAERARQALVQRDYGNAARLMRRANFVLDFPVSQLHILETITPYEYQVIRAGLGHGSGLDSPGFSALLHIGPRLGEAFFAELDRLSLTAEQLYKRHAEFFGLHEVAECMLDFDERVQLFRYHHLKLAQRIIGGGVIGTMGTPVEVLRQRMEHIFYKPLWDVRNEITAKVNAEREKESSGHGEAPRY; encoded by the coding sequence ATGTCCCAGCCCCAAAAGCCCACCGACGCCGAAGACCTGCGCAAGCCCATTCTCCCCGGTCAAGGCGCTTCCGATTACGAGCGCTACCTGCGCACCGACGAACTGCTGGCGCTGCAGAAGCCGGTGGCGGAGATGCTGCATCCCGATGAGCTCACCTTCCAGGTGACCCATCAGAGTTCCGAGCTGCTGCTGAAGGCGGTGGCCTGGGAGGCGGAGCGTGCCCGCCAGGCTCTTGTCCAGCGCGATTACGGAAATGCCGCGCGACTCATGCGCCGCGCCAACTTTGTTCTCGACTTCCCCGTTTCCCAACTCCATATCCTGGAAACCATTACCCCGTACGAGTACCAGGTGATCCGCGCCGGACTGGGACACGGCAGCGGGCTGGACTCGCCGGGCTTCTCTGCCCTGCTGCACATCGGACCTCGCCTGGGCGAAGCTTTTTTCGCCGAGCTCGACCGGCTCTCGCTCACTGCGGAGCAGCTCTACAAGCGGCACGCTGAGTTTTTCGGCCTGCATGAAGTTGCCGAATGCATGCTCGACTTCGACGAGCGCGTCCAGCTCTTCCGCTATCACCACCTGAAGCTGGCCCAGCGCATCATCGGAGGTGGCGTGATCGGAACCATGGGCACCCCCGTCGAAGTGCTCCGCCAGCGCATGGAGCACATCTTCTACAAGCCTCTCTGGGACGTGCGCAACGAGATCACCGCCAAGGTCAACGCCGAACGTGAGAAGGAAAGCTCCGGCCACGGCGAGGCACCCCGCTACTAG
- a CDS encoding ABC transporter ATP-binding protein, with amino-acid sequence MAPIIQAESVTKVYRIGKVEVPALTGISLSIKKGEFVSIVGPSGSGKSTLFYILGGLTRATSGRVLIDGDDFSQLSDAELTRARKHKIGFVFQKFNLLPTLDARANITIAQDIAGANGSTDRGHFEKVVQMLGVEGRMDHRPSELSGGEQQRIALARALINRPAIVLADEPTGNLDSRNSDIVLKLLRQSNQELGQTVLMITHNPEAATVGDRILHMRDGHLVTPDEDPQWTHH; translated from the coding sequence ATGGCGCCCATCATCCAGGCCGAGAGCGTCACCAAGGTCTATCGCATAGGCAAGGTGGAGGTCCCCGCACTCACCGGAATCTCGCTCAGCATCAAGAAGGGCGAGTTCGTCAGCATCGTGGGACCTTCGGGCAGCGGGAAGTCGACGCTGTTCTACATCTTGGGCGGGCTCACACGCGCCACTTCCGGGCGCGTACTGATCGACGGCGACGACTTCAGCCAGCTTTCCGACGCGGAACTGACGCGGGCGCGGAAGCATAAGATCGGTTTCGTCTTCCAGAAGTTCAACCTGCTGCCCACCCTGGACGCGCGCGCCAACATCACCATCGCGCAGGACATTGCCGGCGCCAACGGCTCCACCGACCGCGGGCACTTTGAAAAAGTGGTCCAGATGCTGGGCGTCGAAGGGCGCATGGACCACCGGCCTTCCGAGCTGAGCGGCGGCGAGCAGCAGCGCATCGCGCTGGCCCGCGCGCTCATCAACCGCCCGGCGATCGTGCTGGCGGACGAGCCCACGGGCAACCTCGACTCCCGCAACTCGGACATCGTGCTCAAGCTGTTGCGGCAATCGAACCAGGAGTTGGGGCAGACAGTGCTGATGATCACGCACAACCCGGAGGCCGCCACCGTCGGGGACCGCATCCTGCATATGCGGGATGGCCACCTGGTCACGCCGGACGAGGATCCGCAGTGGACCCACCACTAG